ACTGATGAAGCAGGTTTAACTTCCGCTTTAGCCGGAGTATATGATCCGTTGGGTCAGGAAACTTTATATGGCAACCAACTGTTCTTTAACCTAGAAGTTTGTACAGATGAAGGATATTATGCCCGAAACACTCAAATATCAGGAGCATCTGTTTATAGCTTTGATGCTACTGATGTAAACGTTTCGAATATGTGGTATGAACTTTATAACGGTATTAACAGAGCCAATGATTTGATAACACATATCGATTTGCCAAAAATGGACGAAGATAAGCGACAAGTTATATTAGGCGAAGCATTATTTTTAAGAGGCTATTATTACTTTTTACTGGTAAGCAAATTTGGTGATGTGCCATTAAGATTGACTCCAACCACAGGTCCAAATCAGACAGCGTTAGCCAAAACACCTTCCGCTGAGATTTATGCTCAAATATTGAAAGACATGACAGAGGCCGAAGCAAAAGTTAGTCCAACTAAACCACTAACTGCAAGCCGTGTTTACAAAACAGTAGTTCAGGGAATTCTTGCAAGGGTATGTTTGCAAATGGCAGGTTATCCTTTAATGGATACTCCAAAATATGCAGATGCATTAGCGTGGTCCAAAAAAGTAATCGATTCAGGACAGCATCAATTAAATGTTAGTTTTAAGACCACTGCATCGAATGGACAACCTGCAACTTATTATAATACTTTTAATCCGTCAATTGCTGCTAATGTTGCTAATAATGCTTACCGTCAGATATTTATAAATGCAGGTGAAGACGCTTATGACACAAACGAGTCTATGTGGGAAATTGAGTTTACAGGAAATCGTACAGATGGAAATGTTGAAGGCGGCCGTTTAGGAAATAATATCGGTATTACATTTTCACCAGCTGCTACTAGTCCTCTGGTAGCTTCAATGGGACATTGTTACGGTTTCTTAAAAGGAACAGGAAAATTATTCAGAAGTTATGACCCGGCAGGAAATGATTTGCGTCGTGACTGGGTATTAACAACTTATACACTTAATAATAGTACCGGAGCCAGAACCGCTCTTGCCAAAACAATTCAATATGGCAGAGATTGTGGAAAATGGAGAAGAGAATATGAAACCCTAACTCCAAAAAATAAAAATTATACAACAATCAATTATCCTGTTTTGAGATATGCCGATGTACTCTTAATGTATGCAGAAGCCGAAAATCAAGTAAACGGACCAACTCCCAATGCTATTGAGGCTGTCAATAAAGTACGCCGCAGAGGTTATGGACAAACTAATGTTTCAGCACCATATGCATTATCAGATGCGGCAACAGCAACTGCAGCAGGTTCTAAAGCTTCATTTCAGTTGTTTATTGAAGATGAGCGTATGCGTGAATTATGTTTTGAAGGAACACGCCGTTCAGACTTAATTCGTTGG
This genomic interval from uncultured Flavobacterium sp. contains the following:
- a CDS encoding RagB/SusD family nutrient uptake outer membrane protein, encoding MKKIYILLVLAAFTTSSCENFLDTEPIQKIAIEQYYTDEAGLTSALAGVYDPLGQETLYGNQLFFNLEVCTDEGYYARNTQISGASVYSFDATDVNVSNMWYELYNGINRANDLITHIDLPKMDEDKRQVILGEALFLRGYYYFLLVSKFGDVPLRLTPTTGPNQTALAKTPSAEIYAQILKDMTEAEAKVSPTKPLTASRVYKTVVQGILARVCLQMAGYPLMDTPKYADALAWSKKVIDSGQHQLNVSFKTTASNGQPATYYNTFNPSIAANVANNAYRQIFINAGEDAYDTNESMWEIEFTGNRTDGNVEGGRLGNNIGITFSPAATSPLVASMGHCYGFLKGTGKLFRSYDPAGNDLRRDWVLTTYTLNNSTGARTALAKTIQYGRDCGKWRREYETLTPKNKNYTTINYPVLRYADVLLMYAEAENQVNGPTPNAIEAVNKVRRRGYGQTNVSAPYALSDAATATAAGSKASFQLFIEDERMRELCFEGTRRSDLIRWNKFVTTMNAVGIDMAASPATGPLTTGNQQYGGLGGKNVVEKNVLFPIPSLEIASNTLMVQNKGW